The Hymenobacter sp. 5317J-9 genome has a window encoding:
- a CDS encoding peptidoglycan DD-metalloendopeptidase family protein produces MLTALLQRHHADFGPVLPLDLNGPAVARLDFSAHNPRLATADLRDTAAFGQLVDAELALHNATIGVGGYLENRVIYRRSPHFGPGAVEEPRSLHLGVDVWTAAGVPVLTPLPATVHSLADNDNFGDYGPTVILQHELESTVFYSLYGHLSRQEWRVLRVGQTIEKGEAFATVGPFPENGDWPPHLHFQLIADMDGRMGDFPGVARPSERAIWAELCPDPNLVLQSRWLD; encoded by the coding sequence ATGCTCACCGCGCTGCTCCAACGCCACCACGCCGATTTCGGCCCCGTCCTGCCCCTCGACCTTAACGGCCCCGCTGTCGCCCGCCTCGACTTCTCGGCCCACAACCCGCGCCTGGCCACCGCCGACCTGCGCGACACCGCCGCCTTCGGCCAGCTCGTCGACGCCGAACTAGCCCTGCACAACGCCACCATTGGCGTAGGCGGCTACCTCGAAAACCGCGTCATTTACCGCCGAAGCCCGCATTTTGGCCCCGGCGCCGTGGAAGAGCCCCGCTCCCTGCACCTGGGCGTGGACGTGTGGACGGCGGCCGGCGTGCCCGTGCTGACGCCCCTGCCCGCCACGGTACACAGCCTGGCCGACAACGACAATTTTGGCGACTACGGCCCCACCGTCATCCTGCAGCACGAGCTCGAAAGCACCGTTTTCTATAGCTTATATGGCCACCTCAGCCGCCAGGAATGGCGGGTATTGCGCGTGGGGCAAACAATTGAAAAAGGGGAAGCATTCGCCACCGTGGGCCCATTTCCCGAAAACGGTGACTGGCCGCCGCACCTGCACTTTCAACTGATAGCCGATATGGATGGCCGCATGGGTGACTTTCCGGGCGTTGCCCGTCCCAGTGAGCGCGCCATTTGGGCCGAATTGTGCCCCGACCCAAATCTGGTGCTGCAAAGCCGCTGGCTGGATTAG
- the fmt gene encoding methionyl-tRNA formyltransferase — protein sequence MNAPLRLIFMGTPDFAVPTLESLLAWPGGQVVAVVTAPDRPAGRGRQLQASAVKVAAEAHGLPVLQPTNLKSPEFQAELKSYAADLQVVVAFRMLPEAVWNMPRLGSINIHGSLLPQYRGAAPINWALMHGDQETGVTSFFLRHEIDTGDLILQERVPIAPDDDFGSLYDKMKTVGAALARRSVEAIAAGTAPSTPQEQRDDLRPAPKLQKETGRLDFTHPAAELVNWVRGLSPIPTAFAALPDGRLLKIFRAQAVPATEAETALPAPGTWASDGRTFLRVAAADAWLDLLDVQLEGKKRMPVAELLRGFKLPA from the coding sequence ATGAATGCACCCCTGCGCCTGATTTTCATGGGCACCCCCGATTTTGCCGTGCCCACCCTGGAAAGTCTGCTGGCCTGGCCCGGCGGGCAGGTGGTGGCCGTCGTCACCGCGCCCGACCGGCCCGCCGGGCGCGGCCGGCAGTTGCAGGCTTCGGCGGTGAAGGTGGCCGCCGAAGCGCACGGCTTGCCCGTGTTGCAGCCCACCAACCTGAAGTCGCCGGAATTTCAAGCCGAGTTGAAGAGCTACGCCGCCGATTTGCAGGTGGTGGTGGCTTTTCGCATGCTGCCCGAGGCGGTGTGGAACATGCCCCGGCTGGGGTCCATCAACATCCACGGCTCGCTGCTGCCGCAGTACCGCGGCGCGGCGCCCATCAACTGGGCCCTGATGCACGGCGACCAGGAAACGGGCGTGACGTCCTTTTTCCTGCGCCACGAAATCGATACCGGCGACCTGATTTTGCAGGAGCGGGTGCCCATTGCGCCCGACGACGATTTTGGCAGCCTCTACGACAAAATGAAAACCGTGGGCGCCGCCCTGGCCCGCCGCTCGGTGGAGGCCATTGCGGCCGGCACAGCGCCCAGCACGCCCCAGGAGCAGCGCGACGACCTGCGCCCCGCCCCCAAGCTGCAAAAGGAAACGGGCCGCCTCGATTTTACGCATCCGGCCGCCGAGCTGGTGAACTGGGTGCGGGGCCTCTCCCCTATCCCCACTGCCTTCGCGGCCTTGCCCGACGGGCGCCTGCTGAAAATATTCCGTGCCCAGGCGGTGCCGGCCACCGAGGCCGAAACCGCGCTGCCCGCGCCCGGCACCTGGGCGTCCGACGGCCGCACGTTCCTGCGCGTGGCCGCCGCCGATGCCTGGCTGGACCTGCTCGACGTGCAGCTGGAAGGCAAGAAGCGGATGCCGGTAGCGGAGCTGCTGCGCGGCTTCAAGCTGCCGGCGTAG
- a CDS encoding FtsX-like permease family protein produces MNVARYISHKIDGGADSGSFTASVTKIAIISIAMGLAVMVVSFAILQGFRNEIQNKIFSFGAHLQISRYDTNNSLEVAPIAGPRLVQELHQFPEVKSTQPYAVKTAIIKTKDEVLGVVLKGISESDGLSPMRQNLVGGKFIGFPDSTAGEDVLLSRKVADKLRLNVGDKALFYFIQNPPRIRQFRVSGIYSTGLDEFDEVYVIGDIRQIRELNSPAWPDSLVGGMEVVLKNFNTLDNTADKFYERLPYDLKIDKITDQYAQLFDWLQLLNRNVIIFLILIIFVATFNMVATIFIMILERTNMIGILKALGATDNQIRRMFFFRGLSLTVRGMLIGNIIAVGFCALQYFFHIIPLDPENYYMDRVPISWDPRMLILLNVATFVASLLAVLIPTYLIARIKPVVAIKFD; encoded by the coding sequence ATGAATGTCGCCCGCTACATTTCGCACAAAATCGACGGAGGAGCCGATTCCGGCTCTTTTACCGCGTCGGTTACAAAAATAGCCATCATCAGCATTGCCATGGGCTTGGCGGTGATGGTGGTGTCGTTTGCCATTCTGCAGGGCTTCCGCAACGAGATTCAGAACAAGATATTCTCGTTTGGCGCCCACCTGCAGATTTCGCGCTACGACACCAACAACTCCCTCGAAGTGGCCCCCATTGCCGGCCCGCGCCTGGTGCAGGAGCTGCACCAGTTTCCGGAGGTGAAGTCGACGCAGCCCTACGCCGTGAAAACGGCCATCATCAAAACCAAGGACGAAGTGCTGGGGGTAGTGCTGAAAGGCATTTCCGAATCCGACGGCCTCTCGCCCATGCGCCAGAACCTGGTGGGCGGCAAGTTCATCGGCTTCCCTGACAGCACGGCCGGCGAGGACGTGCTGCTCTCGCGCAAGGTGGCCGATAAGCTGCGCCTCAACGTGGGCGACAAGGCCCTGTTCTACTTCATCCAGAATCCGCCGCGCATCCGGCAGTTTCGCGTCAGTGGCATCTATTCCACGGGCCTCGACGAGTTCGACGAGGTGTACGTCATCGGCGACATCCGCCAGATTCGGGAACTGAACTCCCCGGCCTGGCCCGACTCGCTGGTGGGCGGCATGGAAGTGGTGCTCAAGAACTTCAACACCCTGGACAACACGGCCGATAAGTTCTACGAGCGCCTGCCTTACGACCTCAAAATCGACAAAATCACGGACCAGTACGCCCAGCTATTCGACTGGCTGCAGCTGCTGAACCGCAACGTCATCATCTTTCTGATTCTGATAATTTTCGTGGCCACGTTCAACATGGTGGCCACCATCTTCATCATGATTCTGGAGCGCACCAACATGATTGGCATTCTGAAAGCCCTGGGGGCGACGGATAATCAGATTCGGCGGATGTTTTTCTTCCGCGGGCTGTCGCTCACGGTGCGCGGCATGCTCATCGGCAACATCATTGCCGTGGGATTCTGCGCATTGCAGTATTTCTTCCACATCATTCCGCTCGACCCCGAGAACTACTACATGGACCGGGTGCCGATTTCGTGGGACCCGCGCATGCTCATTCTGCTCAACGTGGCCACATTCGTGGCCTCGCTGCTGGCCGTGCTCATCCCCACGTATCTGATTGCGCGCATCAAGCCGGTGGTGGCCATCAAGTTCGACTAA
- a CDS encoding ferredoxin--NADP reductase: protein MYHTLTVVALTQETADSVTIHLERPDRQPIASRPGQFLTLIVPCGPGGKKERRAYSLSSTPQEAPRLSVTVKRVPGGLVSNYLLDTVRVGQQLEVMEPLGNFTLSPSPKAARSLVLIGAGSGITPLMAMLKAVVQAEPQSHVLLIYGNRNEESVIFQQQLADLEARSNGHLQVEHVYSQPLQPMGPHRHTGRLNRTMLLRILEQRHQFPAEQAEYFLCGPEGLMAEAQAALALLNVPEARVRRESFQASADTAELMAAQPNGHGDVSTNPADDTKSTRTVTLQYEGSEYVIEVPAGQTILDTALDQDIDLPYSCQAGVCTACRGKCLSGKVHLDEREGLSDSELKQGYILTCVGHPMTDGVVIEIG from the coding sequence ATGTACCACACCCTCACCGTTGTTGCCCTCACCCAAGAAACTGCCGATTCCGTCACCATTCACCTTGAGCGGCCCGACCGCCAGCCCATTGCCAGCCGCCCCGGCCAGTTCCTGACCCTGATTGTGCCCTGCGGCCCCGGCGGAAAAAAAGAGCGCCGGGCCTATTCCCTCAGCAGCACCCCGCAGGAAGCCCCCCGCCTTTCCGTGACCGTGAAGCGCGTGCCGGGCGGCCTCGTCAGCAACTACCTGCTCGATACCGTGCGCGTGGGCCAGCAGCTGGAAGTGATGGAGCCCCTCGGCAATTTCACTCTGAGCCCCAGCCCCAAGGCCGCGCGCTCACTGGTGCTCATCGGGGCGGGTTCGGGCATCACACCGCTCATGGCCATGCTCAAGGCCGTGGTGCAGGCCGAGCCTCAGAGCCACGTGCTGCTGATTTACGGCAACCGCAACGAAGAATCGGTGATTTTTCAGCAGCAATTGGCCGACCTGGAAGCCCGCTCCAACGGCCACCTGCAGGTAGAGCACGTGTATAGCCAGCCCCTGCAGCCCATGGGCCCGCACCGCCACACTGGTCGCCTCAATCGGACCATGCTGCTGCGCATTCTGGAGCAGCGGCACCAGTTTCCGGCCGAGCAGGCCGAGTACTTCCTCTGCGGCCCCGAGGGCCTGATGGCCGAAGCCCAAGCCGCCCTGGCCCTGCTGAACGTGCCCGAGGCCCGCGTGCGCCGCGAGAGCTTCCAGGCCAGTGCCGACACGGCCGAGCTAATGGCCGCCCAGCCCAACGGCCACGGTGATGTGTCGACCAACCCCGCCGACGATACCAAGAGCACCCGCACCGTGACGCTGCAGTACGAAGGCAGCGAGTACGTTATCGAAGTGCCCGCCGGCCAGACCATCCTCGACACGGCCCTCGACCAGGACATCGACCTGCCGTACTCCTGCCAGGCGGGCGTGTGCACCGCCTGCCGTGGCAAGTGCCTGAGCGGCAAGGTGCATTTGGATGAGCGCGAAGGCCTGTCCGACTCCGAGCTGAAGCAGGGCTACATCCTCACCTGCGTGGGCCACCCCATGACCGACGGCGTGGTCATTGAAATCGGATAA
- a CDS encoding M3 family oligoendopeptidase translates to MLLTEPTAESATDTSRPPRGYLPEDFAVTDWAAIEPFFQELQHRTIYTAAELERWLLDRSELEAVLSEDLAWRYIRMTCDTQDPTRSEAFQYFVNEVEPQVAPYDHALNEKMLASEHLSGLDERRYGVFLRSVRRASEIYRAENIPLKTDISTKQQQYAATVGAMNVTLDGQELTLPQAADRLKNPNRAVRETAWRAIQARRLQDAQPLDQLFTELIGLRNQVALNAGFANFRDYMFAALGRFDYTPQDCFNFHQAIRETVVPLIDDFDLERRQDLSLPSLRPWDLDVDPSGQPPLRPFGTGEELLEKTITVFQNLDSYLGDCLRTMRQMGHLDLESRKGKAPGGYNYPLDETGVPFIFMNATSSLRDVVTMLHEGGHAVHSFLTRGLPLGADKHPPSEVAELASMSMELMSIDQWHVFFPDAEDLRRAKKTHLESVLETFPWVATIDKFQHWAYENPTHTEEERHARWVQIFDEFNQRTVDWTGLETFKPYLWQKQLHLYEVPFYYIEYAMAQLGAIAVWRNFRQNPAEGLAAYKRALALGYTAPIGQIYAAAGIRFDFSTEYLRTLADFVREEMAAL, encoded by the coding sequence ATGCTACTTACTGAACCCACTGCCGAGTCGGCTACCGATACCAGCCGGCCCCCGCGGGGCTACCTGCCCGAAGATTTCGCCGTGACGGACTGGGCGGCCATTGAGCCGTTCTTCCAGGAATTGCAGCACCGGACCATCTACACGGCCGCCGAGTTGGAGCGCTGGCTCCTCGACCGTTCGGAGCTAGAAGCCGTGCTGAGCGAAGACCTGGCCTGGCGCTACATCCGCATGACCTGCGACACCCAGGACCCCACCCGCTCCGAAGCCTTCCAGTATTTTGTGAACGAAGTGGAGCCGCAGGTGGCGCCCTACGACCATGCCCTCAACGAGAAGATGCTGGCCTCGGAGCACCTGTCGGGGCTCGACGAGCGCCGCTATGGGGTGTTTTTGCGCTCGGTGCGCCGGGCGTCGGAGATTTACCGGGCCGAAAACATCCCGCTGAAAACCGACATCAGCACCAAGCAGCAGCAGTACGCCGCCACGGTGGGCGCCATGAACGTGACCCTCGACGGCCAGGAGCTGACGCTGCCCCAGGCCGCCGACCGCCTCAAGAACCCCAACCGGGCCGTGCGCGAAACCGCCTGGCGCGCCATTCAGGCCCGCCGCCTGCAGGACGCCCAGCCGCTCGACCAGCTTTTCACCGAGCTCATCGGCCTGCGCAACCAAGTGGCCCTGAACGCGGGCTTTGCCAACTTTCGCGACTACATGTTTGCCGCCCTGGGCCGGTTCGATTACACGCCGCAGGACTGCTTCAACTTCCACCAGGCCATTCGCGAGACGGTGGTGCCGCTCATCGACGACTTCGACCTGGAGCGTCGGCAAGACCTGAGCCTGCCCTCGCTGCGCCCCTGGGACCTCGACGTGGACCCCAGCGGCCAGCCGCCACTGCGCCCCTTCGGCACGGGCGAGGAGCTGCTGGAAAAAACCATCACCGTTTTCCAGAACCTCGATTCCTACCTCGGCGACTGCCTGCGCACCATGCGCCAGATGGGCCACCTCGACCTGGAAAGCCGGAAAGGCAAAGCGCCGGGGGGCTACAACTACCCGCTGGATGAAACCGGCGTGCCCTTTATTTTCATGAATGCCACCAGCTCCCTGCGCGACGTGGTGACCATGCTGCACGAGGGCGGCCACGCCGTGCACAGCTTCCTCACCCGCGGCCTGCCGCTGGGCGCCGACAAGCACCCGCCGTCCGAAGTGGCCGAGCTGGCCTCGATGAGCATGGAACTGATGAGCATTGACCAGTGGCACGTGTTCTTCCCCGACGCCGAAGACCTGCGCCGCGCGAAGAAAACCCACCTCGAAAGCGTGCTCGAAACCTTCCCGTGGGTGGCCACCATCGACAAGTTTCAGCATTGGGCCTACGAAAATCCCACCCACACCGAAGAGGAGCGTCACGCCCGCTGGGTGCAGATTTTCGACGAGTTCAACCAGCGCACCGTGGACTGGACCGGCCTCGAAACCTTCAAGCCCTACCTATGGCAGAAACAGCTGCACCTCTACGAAGTGCCGTTCTACTACATTGAGTACGCCATGGCCCAGCTCGGCGCCATTGCCGTGTGGCGCAACTTCCGCCAGAACCCGGCCGAGGGGCTGGCGGCCTATAAGCGGGCCCTGGCCCTGGGCTACACCGCGCCCATTGGCCAGATTTACGCCGCCGCCGGCATTCGCTTCGATTTCAGCACCGAGTACCTGCGCACCCTGGCCGACTTCGTGCGCGAGGAAATGGCGGCGCTGTAA
- a CDS encoding DUF1343 domain-containing protein, which produces MLGFSAKFLFTTLLAVPACATSAPAGQAAAPQTTPPGTAPAAPAPAVTVGAQRLDNYLPLLKGKRVGLVINQTSRVGNAFLVDTLKARGVNVTAIFAPEHGFRGEEADGATIKDGRDARSGVAVRSVYGKTKKPSPEMLADVDVLVFDIQDVGARFYTFISTLHYVMEAAAELKKPVIVLDRPNPNGDLVDGPMREAAHQSFVGLDPLPIAHGLTVGELAQMINGEKWLGGGLRCQLTVVPLASGYTHVTAYHLPVRPSPNLPTDHAVRLYPSICLFEGTNVSVGRGTSTPFEVIGSPSQPASRPYSFTPTPNPGSPTPPMKGQLCYGLNLAGVPTRENGGLVLKYLLDFYQQSTDKAHFFGKYFEELSGTTALREQIIAGKSEAEIRASWKPGLDQFKTLRKKYLLYPER; this is translated from the coding sequence ATGCTCGGCTTTTCCGCAAAATTCCTCTTTACGACGCTGCTGGCTGTGCCCGCATGCGCCACTTCGGCCCCGGCCGGGCAGGCTGCGGCCCCCCAAACCACGCCTCCCGGCACGGCCCCGGCCGCCCCAGCGCCGGCCGTGACCGTGGGCGCGCAGCGGCTGGACAACTACCTGCCGCTGCTGAAAGGCAAGCGCGTCGGCCTCGTCATCAACCAAACTTCACGGGTGGGCAATGCTTTTCTGGTTGATACCCTCAAGGCCCGCGGCGTGAATGTGACGGCCATTTTCGCGCCCGAGCACGGCTTTCGGGGCGAAGAAGCCGATGGCGCCACCATCAAGGACGGGCGCGATGCCCGCAGCGGCGTGGCCGTGCGCTCGGTGTACGGCAAAACCAAGAAGCCCTCGCCCGAAATGCTGGCCGACGTCGACGTGCTGGTGTTTGACATTCAGGACGTGGGCGCCCGCTTCTACACCTTCATCAGCACGCTGCACTACGTGATGGAGGCCGCAGCGGAGCTGAAAAAGCCCGTCATCGTGCTCGACCGCCCCAACCCCAACGGCGACCTCGTGGACGGCCCCATGCGCGAGGCGGCCCACCAATCCTTCGTCGGCCTCGACCCGCTGCCCATTGCCCACGGCCTCACCGTGGGCGAGCTGGCCCAGATGATAAACGGTGAGAAATGGCTGGGCGGCGGCCTACGCTGCCAGCTCACCGTCGTTCCGCTGGCCAGCGGCTACACCCACGTCACGGCCTACCACCTGCCCGTGCGCCCCTCCCCCAACCTGCCCACCGACCACGCCGTGCGGCTCTACCCTAGCATCTGCCTGTTTGAGGGCACCAACGTGAGCGTGGGGCGCGGCACCAGCACGCCGTTTGAGGTCATTGGCAGCCCCTCGCAGCCGGCGTCGCGGCCTTACTCGTTCACGCCCACGCCCAACCCCGGTTCGCCCACGCCACCCATGAAGGGCCAGCTCTGCTACGGCCTTAACCTGGCCGGCGTCCCCACCCGAGAGAATGGCGGCCTGGTGCTGAAATACCTGCTCGACTTCTATCAACAAAGCACCGACAAGGCACATTTCTTCGGCAAGTATTTCGAAGAACTGTCGGGCACCACGGCGCTGCGCGAGCAGATAATAGCGGGCAAGAGCGAGGCCGAAATCCGCGCCTCCTGGAAGCCGGGCCTCGACCAGTTCAAAACATTGCGGAAGAAATACCTGCTCTACCCGGAGCGGTAG
- a CDS encoding dihydrofolate reductase yields MISFVVAVAENGVIGAKGELPWGRLPADLQHFKRLTLGHPVVMGRRTYDSLGRALPKRPNIVITRQAGWSAPGCETAASVLAALDRARELDEEVCVIGGGEIYKEALPAADVIYLTEVHHSFEGDAFFPRLSPTEWREETRERHEADEQHAYAFSFVTMRRR; encoded by the coding sequence ATGATTTCTTTCGTAGTGGCCGTGGCTGAAAACGGCGTTATCGGCGCCAAAGGCGAATTGCCCTGGGGCCGGCTACCGGCCGATTTGCAGCATTTCAAGCGCCTCACCCTGGGCCACCCCGTGGTGATGGGCCGCCGCACCTACGACAGCCTGGGCCGGGCCCTGCCCAAGCGCCCCAACATCGTCATCACGCGCCAGGCCGGCTGGAGCGCGCCCGGCTGCGAAACCGCGGCCTCCGTGCTGGCCGCGCTGGACCGTGCCCGCGAGCTCGACGAGGAAGTGTGCGTCATCGGCGGCGGCGAAATCTACAAGGAAGCCCTGCCCGCCGCCGACGTCATTTACCTCACCGAAGTACACCATAGCTTCGAGGGCGATGCCTTTTTTCCAAGGCTGAGCCCCACCGAATGGCGCGAAGAAACCCGCGAGCGCCACGAAGCCGACGAGCAGCACGCCTACGCCTTCAGCTTCGTGACGATGCGGCGGCGCTAA